In Paenibacillus kyungheensis, the following are encoded in one genomic region:
- a CDS encoding alpha-galactosidase: protein MEHHLWAQYPPRGWNSWDCYGAAVREEEIIGNAEYMSTHLKEHGWEYIVVDIQWYEAGAVSSAYRKFEPLEMDNYSRLIPAVNRFPSSKDGQGFRLLADRVHQLGLKFGIHIMRGIPRQAVHQNTAIKGTHITARQIAHPNSICPWNTDMYGVDASQEGAQQYYNSLFEMYAEWGVDFVKVDDIAASRLYDTHLEEIELIRHAIDQCGRPMVLSLSPGPAPLQYQQQLRDHANMWRVTDDFWDIWSLLYAMFERCEKWSPYVGEGSWPDCDMLPLGHIGIRSVDGGGADRWTRFTPNEQRTMMTLWSIFRSPLMFGGELRDNDEWTLSLLNNPLILEMNQKSRQAYQLSRDEQDRIIWVAEEDGTHNRYIALFNAGEEQNTLTLDLSLLDITVPVNLHNLWQPTEQLTVQGQWEIELPPHGCVVYRLEPLA from the coding sequence ATGGAACATCATCTATGGGCACAATATCCACCCCGGGGCTGGAATAGTTGGGATTGTTATGGAGCCGCTGTACGAGAAGAAGAAATTATAGGTAATGCCGAGTATATGTCTACTCATCTCAAAGAGCATGGTTGGGAATATATTGTAGTGGATATTCAGTGGTATGAAGCAGGGGCTGTATCCTCAGCGTATCGCAAATTTGAGCCATTAGAAATGGATAACTATTCCCGATTAATTCCAGCAGTCAATCGTTTTCCTTCCAGTAAAGATGGTCAAGGATTCCGTCTGTTAGCTGATCGGGTACATCAATTAGGATTGAAGTTCGGTATACATATTATGCGTGGTATTCCAAGACAAGCGGTGCATCAGAATACAGCGATCAAAGGAACACATATCACCGCCAGACAGATTGCACATCCTAATTCGATCTGTCCGTGGAATACAGATATGTACGGGGTAGATGCTTCGCAAGAAGGAGCACAACAATATTACAATTCATTATTTGAAATGTATGCAGAGTGGGGAGTCGATTTTGTCAAAGTCGATGATATTGCGGCTTCACGTCTGTATGATACTCATCTGGAAGAAATTGAACTAATTCGTCACGCAATTGATCAGTGTGGTCGTCCGATGGTACTCAGTCTATCTCCAGGGCCAGCGCCATTACAATACCAACAACAATTAAGAGACCATGCGAATATGTGGCGTGTTACCGATGATTTCTGGGATATCTGGTCATTATTATATGCGATGTTCGAACGGTGTGAGAAATGGTCACCGTATGTAGGCGAAGGTTCTTGGCCGGATTGTGATATGTTGCCACTCGGTCATATCGGTATTCGCTCTGTAGATGGAGGCGGAGCAGATCGCTGGACACGATTCACACCTAATGAACAGCGCACTATGATGACACTGTGGTCGATTTTCCGTTCGCCATTAATGTTCGGAGGAGAATTACGGGATAACGATGAATGGACATTGTCATTGCTGAACAATCCGCTGATTTTAGAAATGAACCAGAAGAGCCGTCAAGCCTATCAGCTTTCTCGTGATGAGCAGGATCGAATCATCTGGGTAGCAGAGGAAGATGGAACGCATAACCGCTACATTGCTCTATTCAATGCAGGAGAAGAGCAGAATACACTAACACTGGATCTATCTTTATTAGATATAACAGTGCCAGTGAATCTGCATAATCTATGGCAGCCTACAGAACAATTAACCGTACAAGGACAATGGGAAATAGAACTTCCACCACACGGATGTGTCGTATATCGATTAGAGCCACTAGCTTAA